ATAAGACCTTCCGCTTCCTACCTCACTTGATGTGGTATCCAGCGGGTGTCCTCTGTATCGTTATGATTTCATTTAATATGCTAGCAAACGGATTAAGAGATGCACTTGATCCAAAAACAACGGATTAGGAGGCGAGCAAATGAGTGAAAATGTACTAGAAGTAAAAGATCTAGAAATTGGTTTCGATACCTTTGCTGGTCAAGTCCAAGCCATTCGCGGGGTAAGTTTTGAATTGAAAAAAGGCGAAACTCTAGCCATTGTTGGTGAATCGGGCTCAGGAAAATCCGTAACGGTTAGAACAGTGATGCGTCTCTTAGCCAACAATGCCGTGGTTAACGGCGGTGAGGTCAATTTCAGAAATGAAAACTTACTGGAAAAAACTGACAAAGAAATGCAGGCGATTCGTGGAGAAGACATTGCCATGATCTTCCAAGATCCGATGACTTCCCTAAACCCAGTTATGCGGATTGGTGACCAAGTGGCCGAGCCGATCCGCCTCCACCAAAATGCGTCTAAGGAAGAAGCTAACAAGCGGGCCTTGGAACTCTTAGAGCAAGTGGGAATTCCTAATGCCAAGGACCGGATGCGCGATTACCCCCACCAATTCTCTGGCGGACAACGGCAAAGAATTGTTATTGCTATTGCCCTAGCTTGTCGGCCTGAAATTCTGATCGCTGATGAACCAACTACCGCTCTGGATGTGACCATTCAAGCTCAAATCCTAGAATTGATGAAGGAACTCCAAACCACCTCAAGCACATCAATTATCTTCATTACCCACGACTTGGGTGTGGTGGCTAATGTAGCTGACCGGGTAGCGGTGATGTATGCTGGGAAGATTGTGGAATATGGAACGGTTGATGAGATTTTCTATAATCCTCAACATCCTTATACTTGGGGCTTAATTACCTCCATGCCAACCCTAGATACGGAGGGTAAGCTACTTTCTATCCCTGGGACCCCACCGGACTTATTAGATCCACCTAAGGGAGACGCCTTTGCCTTGCGGAGTGACTACGCTATGGCTATCGACTATGAAGAACAACCGCCAATGTTCCAAGTTTCTAATACCCACTTTGCGGCTACTTGGTTACTTCATCCCGATTGCCCAGCAGTGACGGTTCCTGAAGAAATCAGTTCTCGCTTTGAAACCTATCAACAATTAGTGGCAGAGGGACTAGTAGAAGAAAATGGTACCAGCACAGGCGTACTTGACCAAGCCCATAAGCAAGCCGCACAAAAGGAGGTCGCCCATGACTAAGCAAGAAAAACCTCTCTTAGAAGTTCATCACTTAAAACAATATTTTAATGTGGGGCAAAAGAATGAAGTGCGTGGTGTCGATGACATTTCCTTCGACATTTATGAAGGGGAAACATTTGGTCTGGTTGGCGAATCAGGTTCTGGTAAGACCACAACTGGGCGGGCCATCATGCGCCTATATCAGCCAACTGACGGGGAAATTCTCTTTGAAGGCAAGGATATTGCGGCCATTAAGAAGCGCCAAGATGAATTAGCCTTTAGAAAAGACATTCAAATGATCTTCCAAGATCCCTATGCTTCCTTGAATCCGCGGATGAAGGTTGAAGACATCATTGCTGAGGGGTTAGAAATTCACAAGATCTGTAATAGTGAAGCGGAAGCCAAGGAAAGAGTCAAGCAATTACTTGAGGTGGTTGGTTTGAAGCCTGACCATGCTTCTCGTTATCCTCACGAATTTTCTGGGGGGCAACGACAACGGATCGGTATTGCCCGTGCCCTAGCGGTTAACCCTAAAATGATTATTGCTGACGAACCGATTTCAGCCTTGGACGTTTCGATTCAGGCCCAAGTGGTCAACTTGATGCAACGCTTGCAAAAAGAGTTTAACTTGACCTATCTCTTTATTGCCCATGACTTGTCCATGGTGAAATATATCTCTAACCGGATAGGGGTTATGTACCGAGGAAAGTTAGTCGAGTTAGCAGATTCTGATGAACTCTACTACCATGCCCTACACCCTTATACCAAGAGTCTATTATCAGCCGTGCCGCAACCGGATCCTATTCATGAACGTAACCGGAAACGGATCCCATATGACCACGCGGACTTTACCGGCAATGAAAGCATGCATGAAATTGTCCCAGGACACTACGTTTACTGTAGCCCTGAAGAAGCTGAACAATATAAAGCGAATTATAAATAATGTAAAACAAGAAAAAGCTGCAGAGGCAAAGGCTTCTGCAGCTTTTTTGTGGAGATTTTTCTAAGGCTTCTGAACAAAAAAACTCCGTCATGGTTATGGCGAAGTTTTAGCGATTACTGTTTTAATCTTCTTGGTTCCGTTGTAGGTAGCTTTGGAATAGAAGTCCAGCAATTAAGATAATGTACCAGAGAATTTTACGGTTGCGGGCTTTTTGTGCTTTAGTAACTGCCATTATTTTTCCTCCTTTATGACCCAGGTCAGACTTTTCTTGATTATACCATAAAGAAGATCTGACTTTAATGAATAAGCAGAGTCGGTCTATTCTCTAAAAAGGGAAAAGTTTCGTTTTTTCTTAAAAAAGCGCTCAAAAATAAATATCCCTTAAAACTATGATAGAATAAAGTTTCTGAAAGAATAACACTAAAAACAATAAATTAAATCGAGGGACTGCTAGTATGAAAATTGGTATTGATAAGTATAATTTCTATATTCCAAAGCAATATATTGAAATGCGGGACTTGGCTGAGGCGCGCCAAACGGACCCCAATAAGTATCTGCTGGGTTTAGGCCAAGACCAGCAAGCCTTTGCCCCTTTGTCTCAAGATACGGTTTCTATGGCTGCTAATGCTGCGGCAGCCATTCTGACCGACCAAGACAAGGAGGCTATCGATTTAGTGATTCTTGCCACTGAATCGGGGATTGACCAATCCAAGGCTGGGGCCATCTATATCCACCACTTATTAGGCATCAATCCCAAAGCGCGTTGTATCGAAGTTAAAGAAGCATGTTATGGGGGGACCTTTGCCCTACAGACTGCCGTCAACCATATCGCTAAACGCCCCCAAGCCAAGGCCCTGGTTCTCACCAGTGATATTGCCCGCTACGGCTTAAACACTGCAGGGGAAGCCACTCAAGGCGCTGGGGCAGTGGCCTTATTAATTACTGCCAATCCTAGGATCCTTAGTGTCAATGACGATGCGACTTATTATACCATTGATGTCATGGATTTCTGGCGGCCTAATTATTCGCGCTTGGCCCATGTGGATGGACACTATTCCAATGACCAATACCTTAATGCCCTAGACCAAGTTTGGGCTGACCACCAGGCACTTTCCGGCCACCAGCTGGATGACTTTGCTGCTTTCTGCTTCCACCTGCCTTACACCAAACTAGGCTTAAAAGGTTTAAAACACCTCACCCAAAAGGCTAAGGATGAACCACTAGAAGAGTGGGAGGAATCCTTTGAAGCCAGTCGGGCCTATAATCGCCGGGTAGGAAATATTTACACAGGGTCCTTATACCTCAGTTTGATTAGTTTATTGGAAAACGATACTTCTTTGCAAGCAGGTGACCTCATTGGCCTGTATAGTTACGGTTCGGGAGCGATGGCCGAATTTTTCTCCATGAACCTTGAAGCTAATTACCAAGATTACCTAGAAGGGGACA
The nucleotide sequence above comes from Aerococcus urinae. Encoded proteins:
- a CDS encoding ABC transporter ATP-binding protein, which encodes MSENVLEVKDLEIGFDTFAGQVQAIRGVSFELKKGETLAIVGESGSGKSVTVRTVMRLLANNAVVNGGEVNFRNENLLEKTDKEMQAIRGEDIAMIFQDPMTSLNPVMRIGDQVAEPIRLHQNASKEEANKRALELLEQVGIPNAKDRMRDYPHQFSGGQRQRIVIAIALACRPEILIADEPTTALDVTIQAQILELMKELQTTSSTSIIFITHDLGVVANVADRVAVMYAGKIVEYGTVDEIFYNPQHPYTWGLITSMPTLDTEGKLLSIPGTPPDLLDPPKGDAFALRSDYAMAIDYEEQPPMFQVSNTHFAATWLLHPDCPAVTVPEEISSRFETYQQLVAEGLVEENGTSTGVLDQAHKQAAQKEVAHD
- a CDS encoding ABC transporter ATP-binding protein, producing MTKQEKPLLEVHHLKQYFNVGQKNEVRGVDDISFDIYEGETFGLVGESGSGKTTTGRAIMRLYQPTDGEILFEGKDIAAIKKRQDELAFRKDIQMIFQDPYASLNPRMKVEDIIAEGLEIHKICNSEAEAKERVKQLLEVVGLKPDHASRYPHEFSGGQRQRIGIARALAVNPKMIIADEPISALDVSIQAQVVNLMQRLQKEFNLTYLFIAHDLSMVKYISNRIGVMYRGKLVELADSDELYYHALHPYTKSLLSAVPQPDPIHERNRKRIPYDHADFTGNESMHEIVPGHYVYCSPEEAEQYKANYK
- a CDS encoding hydroxymethylglutaryl-CoA synthase, which translates into the protein MKIGIDKYNFYIPKQYIEMRDLAEARQTDPNKYLLGLGQDQQAFAPLSQDTVSMAANAAAAILTDQDKEAIDLVILATESGIDQSKAGAIYIHHLLGINPKARCIEVKEACYGGTFALQTAVNHIAKRPQAKALVLTSDIARYGLNTAGEATQGAGAVALLITANPRILSVNDDATYYTIDVMDFWRPNYSRLAHVDGHYSNDQYLNALDQVWADHQALSGHQLDDFAAFCFHLPYTKLGLKGLKHLTQKAKDEPLEEWEESFEASRAYNRRVGNIYTGSLYLSLISLLENDTSLQAGDLIGLYSYGSGAMAEFFSMNLEANYQDYLEGDKHRRQFAERQKLSIPEYEALFQEDLLSDGSQQSIPAHGDQDDYRLLGLKDHKRIYGK